One Calditrichia bacterium DNA window includes the following coding sequences:
- a CDS encoding PIG-L family deacetylase — protein sequence MNSIYPRIVAILLLATSLLFAQKPASWNAGELQQALKKLSVMGSALYIAAHPDDENTAVLSYLANEAQVRTAYLSLTRGDGGQNLIGPEIGDLLGVIRTQELLAARRIDGAQQFFSRAVDFGYTKSREEALQFWGNDEILANVVWVIRKFRPDVIITRFTPEIGGHGQHLASAWLAEKAFAAAGDPNQFPEQLALVKPWQPKRLLWDVWTRAISQMNLDTTGFVSVNVGKYNPLLGKSYAEIAALSRSMHKCQGFGASPQRGGYREYFQHTLGDPATTSLFDGVELSWKRVPRGEKVGKLLAEALENFQPQQPTAIIPTLLKARSEMSLLPQTHDVAIKRDELDELLLQLCGIWASATVPSPSATPGSSVAISTTLINRNGYPVTLRGISYPFENGMPSGSQPLPANEPVTSEKTIAIPADAQLSNPYWLRSEKQGSLFTIPQPLDIGLPEKFAVQPVRFFLEIGGQEVIAIAPVQYKWNDETDGESYRSMEILPQVTVNFGAGLQVFGNGESRQVPVIFQSVAPETKATVHLSVPEGWQVSPASIAVDFSGNGSEIRQSVTVTPTATSGEGWLSATVETGGNRQPAHSLSRIDYDHIPIQTLTPPARLQLVRLDIAKRGELIGYIAGAGDDIPEALTQIGYTVKMLSDDDLNTTDLSQFDAIVAGVRAYNTRDRLAADQPRLLAYVNNGGTLVIQYNTSHRLVTEDLGPYPLKLSRDRVTLEDAPMEILAPNHPLLTAPNAITPADFEGWVQERGLYFPNEWDDKYTALFSSNDPGESPKTGSLLYATYGKGHYIYTGISFFRQLPAGVPGAFRLFVNLLSVGN from the coding sequence ATGAATTCAATTTACCCGCGCATAGTTGCCATTTTGCTGCTGGCTACCAGCCTCCTGTTCGCCCAAAAACCGGCCAGTTGGAACGCCGGCGAGTTGCAACAGGCGCTCAAAAAATTATCCGTGATGGGCAGCGCACTCTACATCGCGGCGCACCCGGATGACGAAAATACCGCCGTGCTATCGTATCTCGCCAACGAGGCGCAGGTGCGCACCGCTTATCTGTCGCTGACGCGCGGCGATGGCGGGCAAAACCTGATCGGGCCGGAAATCGGCGATCTGCTCGGCGTGATCCGCACCCAGGAATTGCTGGCTGCCCGGCGTATCGATGGCGCACAGCAGTTCTTTTCGCGCGCGGTCGATTTCGGCTACACCAAATCCCGCGAAGAAGCGCTGCAGTTTTGGGGCAACGACGAGATATTGGCAAATGTTGTCTGGGTGATCCGCAAGTTTCGTCCCGATGTGATCATCACCCGTTTCACACCGGAAATCGGCGGGCACGGACAGCACCTGGCCTCCGCGTGGCTGGCGGAAAAAGCCTTTGCCGCCGCCGGCGATCCAAACCAATTTCCCGAACAACTGGCGTTGGTAAAACCCTGGCAACCGAAGCGGCTGCTGTGGGACGTGTGGACGCGCGCCATTTCGCAAATGAATCTGGACACGACCGGTTTCGTGAGTGTAAACGTCGGTAAATACAATCCGCTGCTCGGCAAATCGTATGCGGAAATTGCCGCGCTGAGCCGCAGCATGCACAAATGCCAGGGTTTCGGCGCATCGCCGCAACGGGGCGGCTACCGCGAATATTTCCAGCACACGCTGGGCGATCCCGCAACAACATCGCTGTTCGACGGGGTGGAGCTGAGCTGGAAACGGGTGCCGCGCGGTGAAAAGGTCGGCAAATTGCTCGCCGAAGCGCTGGAGAATTTCCAGCCGCAACAGCCGACCGCAATTATCCCGACGCTATTGAAAGCCCGTTCGGAAATGAGCTTGCTCCCGCAAACCCACGATGTCGCCATTAAACGCGATGAGTTGGACGAACTGTTGCTGCAACTTTGCGGCATCTGGGCGAGCGCCACCGTGCCATCGCCATCGGCAACGCCGGGCAGCAGCGTAGCCATCAGCACAACGCTGATCAACCGAAACGGCTATCCCGTAACCCTGCGGGGCATCAGCTATCCGTTCGAAAACGGCATGCCCTCCGGCAGCCAGCCCTTGCCCGCCAACGAACCGGTGACATCCGAAAAAACCATTGCGATTCCGGCGGATGCGCAACTGTCCAATCCCTATTGGCTGCGCTCGGAAAAACAGGGCAGTCTGTTCACGATTCCCCAACCGCTGGACATCGGTTTACCGGAGAAATTTGCTGTTCAACCGGTGCGATTTTTTCTGGAGATCGGCGGGCAGGAGGTTATCGCCATAGCGCCGGTACAATACAAATGGAATGACGAAACCGATGGCGAAAGCTATCGATCGATGGAAATTCTGCCGCAGGTGACCGTCAATTTTGGGGCGGGATTGCAGGTGTTCGGCAACGGCGAATCGCGGCAGGTACCGGTGATTTTCCAGAGCGTTGCCCCGGAAACCAAAGCAACTGTACACCTCAGCGTGCCGGAGGGCTGGCAGGTTTCGCCCGCGTCCATCGCGGTTGACTTCAGCGGAAATGGCAGTGAAATCCGTCAATCCGTTACGGTTACACCGACCGCAACATCCGGTGAAGGCTGGCTGAGCGCAACTGTGGAAACCGGCGGAAATCGCCAACCGGCGCACAGTTTGTCGCGTATCGATTACGATCACATTCCCATCCAGACGCTGACGCCGCCCGCCAGATTGCAGCTTGTCCGGCTGGATATCGCCAAAAGAGGTGAGCTGATCGGCTACATCGCCGGCGCCGGGGATGATATTCCCGAAGCGCTGACCCAGATCGGCTACACCGTTAAAATGCTCTCCGATGACGATTTGAACACAACCGATCTGTCGCAGTTCGATGCCATCGTTGCCGGTGTCCGGGCCTACAACACCCGCGACCGGCTGGCTGCCGATCAACCGCGTTTGCTGGCATACGTCAACAACGGCGGCACGCTGGTGATCCAGTACAACACCTCGCACCGATTGGTAACAGAAGATTTGGGACCCTACCCCCTCAAACTCTCCCGCGACCGGGTGACGCTGGAAGACGCGCCGATGGAAATCCTCGCGCCAAACCACCCGTTGCTCACCGCGCCAAATGCTATTACCCCCGCCGATTTTGAGGGCTGGGTGCAGGAGCGCGGGCTCTACTTCCCCAACGAATGGGACGACAAATACACCGCACTGTTCAGCAGCAACGACCCCGGCGAAAGCCCAAAAACCGGCAGCCTGTTGTATGCCACCTACGGCAAAGGGCATTACATCTACACCGGTATTTCCTTTTTCCGGCAGTTGCCCGCCGGTGTGCCCGGTGCCTTCCGTTTGTTCGTAAATTTATTGTCCGTAGGTAACTAA
- a CDS encoding TolC family protein produces the protein MKNNTFVRTIAILLFALPALAQQALSIEDAIRLGLQNNYSIRIARANADIARNNAGNGTAGFLPTLNATGSVALATSDQESSSSSPVAGVGKTDTETLNGQIALSWTVFDGFRMFAANSQFRALANLGETSARAQIEGTVVGILTAYFNLVQQQQLLQVQQQALEVSRQRLEKEKVRREVGGSSSTDLLNAQVSFNSDRSNFINQELAVLTARQNLNLQLAQDPATEITVSDEMIIPDLGMNFDALFELAEQRNSALLAADYSRRAAAAGVGTANSAFLPRVNLNASYGYTDRTTKNEVTNQFRPPETNTTSKDGAVSLGLSWNLFNGFRDNITRQNAKIEEKISRLQLENTRIQLNGSLREKYETFRKQMELLALEQENVQAARQNLQLQQERLQLGSVSSLEFRDAQINLIRAETALITARFRARITRLEIDQLTGQLSIE, from the coding sequence ATGAAAAACAATACGTTCGTTCGCACAATTGCGATACTTTTATTTGCACTTCCGGCGTTGGCGCAGCAGGCGCTGAGCATCGAAGATGCCATTCGTTTGGGATTGCAGAACAATTACAGCATCCGGATCGCCCGGGCAAATGCGGACATCGCCCGGAACAACGCCGGCAACGGCACCGCCGGATTTTTGCCGACGCTGAACGCCACCGGCAGCGTTGCCCTCGCCACCAGCGATCAGGAGAGCAGCAGTTCCAGCCCGGTCGCCGGGGTCGGGAAAACCGATACCGAAACGCTCAACGGGCAGATCGCACTGAGCTGGACCGTGTTCGACGGGTTTCGCATGTTTGCGGCCAACAGCCAGTTCCGGGCGTTGGCAAATCTGGGCGAAACCAGTGCGCGCGCTCAAATTGAGGGAACGGTCGTCGGCATTTTGACGGCGTATTTTAACCTCGTTCAGCAGCAGCAATTGTTGCAGGTGCAGCAGCAGGCGCTGGAAGTATCGCGCCAGCGGCTGGAAAAAGAGAAAGTGCGCCGGGAAGTGGGCGGCTCGTCCTCCACGGATTTGTTGAATGCACAAGTGTCGTTCAACAGCGATCGCTCCAATTTCATCAACCAGGAATTGGCGGTGCTCACCGCGCGCCAAAACCTCAATTTGCAATTGGCGCAGGATCCCGCAACCGAGATCACCGTCAGCGATGAAATGATTATCCCCGATTTGGGAATGAATTTCGATGCGTTGTTTGAACTCGCCGAACAGCGCAACAGCGCGTTGTTGGCCGCCGATTACAGTCGTCGCGCCGCAGCAGCGGGTGTGGGAACCGCCAATTCTGCGTTTCTCCCGCGCGTTAATCTGAACGCCAGCTACGGCTACACCGATCGCACCACCAAAAACGAAGTGACCAACCAGTTCCGCCCGCCGGAAACCAACACCACCAGCAAGGATGGCGCAGTCAGCCTCGGGCTGTCGTGGAATTTGTTCAACGGATTTCGCGATAACATCACCCGGCAGAACGCCAAAATCGAGGAAAAAATCAGCCGGTTGCAACTGGAAAATACCCGGATTCAACTGAACGGATCGCTGCGCGAAAAATACGAAACGTTTCGCAAACAAATGGAATTACTGGCTTTGGAACAGGAAAACGTGCAGGCTGCCCGCCAGAATTTGCAACTGCAACAAGAGCGTCTGCAACTCGGTTCCGTTTCGTCGCTGGAGTTCCGCGATGCGCAAATCAACCTCATCCGCGCCGAAACCGCGTTGATCACCGCCCGTTTCCGCGCCCGGATCACCCGGCTGGAAATCGACCAGCTCACCGGACAACTGAGTATCGAGTAA
- a CDS encoding ISAs1 family transposase produces MDSTTVSRKTLLDYLATVPDFRRAEGKRYQLSALLVMSIMAIMSRCFGYREIARFLKANQSALVETFQLKRNKMPSHVTIRTVLINLDFKSVSAVFSQWVTDCHPVKPESWVSIDAKALASTIVSYDSAYQDFVSFVSAFAQQENIVIAVQRFQNKESSEIEVARELIRVLTEVLGLTGVTFTLDALHCQKNVTANPPKW; encoded by the coding sequence ATGGATTCAACAACTGTCTCTCGCAAAACCCTGCTCGATTATCTGGCAACGGTGCCTGATTTTCGTCGCGCCGAAGGGAAACGTTATCAGTTATCAGCGTTGTTAGTAATGAGCATCATGGCAATTATGAGCCGCTGCTTTGGGTATCGTGAAATCGCTCGTTTTTTAAAAGCCAATCAATCGGCACTTGTTGAAACGTTTCAACTGAAGCGAAACAAAATGCCTTCACATGTTACGATTCGCACGGTATTAATAAACCTGGACTTTAAGTCTGTGAGCGCTGTTTTTAGCCAATGGGTCACCGATTGTCATCCAGTCAAGCCGGAAAGTTGGGTTTCTATTGATGCCAAAGCGTTGGCATCGACGATTGTCAGCTATGATAGCGCCTATCAGGATTTTGTCAGCTTTGTAAGCGCATTTGCTCAACAGGAGAATATTGTCATAGCCGTTCAGCGTTTTCAAAACAAAGAATCAAGTGAGATTGAAGTCGCCCGTGAGCTGATCAGAGTATTGACCGAAGTGCTTGGATTAACAGGAGTTACCTTTACGCTTGATGCCCTGCATTGTCAAAAAAACGTTACAGCAAATCCGCCAAAGTGGTAA
- the crcB gene encoding fluoride efflux transporter CrcB, translating to MGKFLAIGLGGFFGAVLRYWISEWVFELFKGRFPAGTLAVNLVGSFVLGLLMAVFENYPLHPLQPNIKFFLATGLLGAFTTFSTFSFETLVLLQAGSVGKAALNILLSVCIGIAAALAGYGLGKYI from the coding sequence ATGGGCAAGTTTCTGGCAATAGGTTTGGGCGGATTTTTCGGTGCGGTTCTGCGATACTGGATATCCGAATGGGTGTTCGAGCTGTTTAAAGGCAGGTTTCCCGCCGGCACGCTGGCGGTTAACCTCGTCGGCTCATTTGTGCTCGGGTTGCTGATGGCGGTGTTCGAGAATTACCCGTTGCATCCGTTGCAGCCGAACATCAAGTTTTTTCTGGCAACCGGATTATTGGGTGCGTTCACCACGTTCTCTACTTTTTCGTTTGAAACACTGGTACTGCTGCAGGCCGGTTCTGTCGGCAAAGCCGCGTTGAATATTCTGTTGAGCGTTTGCATCGGTATCGCTGCGGCGCTCGCCGGTTACGGGTTGGGCAAATACATTTGA
- a CDS encoding alpha-glucosidase C-terminal domain-containing protein: MNLRQNAVAILLILFSLSMQAHDLRSPELIQPLRLTAGQTDTLLISDIFFAESYPLKFAEHPDLKTAFDAATLQLVITPAATFEGMTILEAQLDDSLIAFPVIVAQQITHTFRFRAAGQPQHLSVFGAFNAWNRDELRLRDANGDGEYEITIPIEPGRYEYKFFVDGAEVLDRANPDSIANPFGSYNSVLTIRPRHTDQAYVHILGKSIDADTATVSLYYERENQPGAIAASNVIALLDNQPLPQSLIKISGNNIDVRIPQTPQTVHQTLRVGVTQNGQNTLLQTIRLYHLQPYASYLPFYWNDAIIYSVMVDRFFDDDSSNNRPVEHPELLPPANFMGGDLRGIIQKIRYGYFDSLGVNTLWISPVNQNTTEAHREYPPPHRYYSAYHGYWPVEPKQVDSRFGDMAMFKKLVRTAHLHGMRILLDFVSNHTHQDHPFFRDHRDWFGTYDLPDGRKNMRLWDEYRLTTWFEPFLPSFDYLGSEAALDTMTDNAVWWLQETGIDGFRQDAVKHVPNKFWRTLTRKIKSQVHPQRTRSVFQIGETFGGYDLISSYVNNGQLDSQFNFNLFYTARQVFLTPQANFQNLVDELAKTHAVYGMNHTMGNLMDSHDQTRYMAFVDGDLALDSQDAAEVAWTHPPQVDDSLSYRKARLYLAYMLTIPGIPTIYYGDEIGMTGASDPDNRRMMRFGSQLDHHEKAMLANTRELVNFRRRSSALRQGDFLPLFADQNVLAYMRSDVSQRILVLLNKSAAPKTQLVQLPEFYGVSEAVDLFSREAATVESSQLSVDIPAYGYRMFLLR; the protein is encoded by the coding sequence GTGAACTTACGCCAAAATGCCGTTGCTATTTTATTGATTCTGTTCAGCTTATCGATGCAGGCGCATGACCTGCGATCACCCGAACTCATCCAGCCGTTGCGGCTGACCGCCGGGCAAACCGACACGTTGCTGATCAGCGATATCTTTTTTGCGGAAAGCTATCCGTTAAAATTTGCCGAACATCCCGACCTGAAAACCGCGTTCGACGCTGCAACGCTGCAACTGGTCATCACGCCTGCCGCAACCTTTGAGGGCATGACGATTCTCGAAGCGCAACTTGACGATTCGCTGATCGCGTTTCCGGTGATTGTGGCGCAGCAAATTACCCACACCTTCCGTTTTCGTGCGGCAGGCCAGCCGCAGCACCTGAGCGTGTTCGGTGCGTTCAACGCATGGAATCGCGACGAACTGCGCCTGCGCGACGCCAACGGCGATGGCGAATACGAGATCACCATTCCCATCGAGCCGGGGCGTTACGAATACAAATTTTTTGTCGATGGCGCAGAAGTTCTCGACCGCGCCAATCCGGACAGCATCGCCAATCCTTTCGGCAGCTACAACTCCGTGCTGACGATTCGTCCGCGCCATACCGATCAGGCGTATGTGCACATTTTGGGCAAAAGCATCGATGCCGATACGGCGACCGTTTCGCTGTATTACGAGCGGGAGAATCAGCCCGGAGCGATTGCCGCAAGCAACGTGATTGCGTTGCTGGATAATCAGCCGTTGCCGCAATCGCTCATCAAAATCAGCGGCAACAATATTGACGTTCGCATTCCCCAAACGCCGCAAACGGTGCACCAAACCCTGCGCGTTGGCGTTACCCAAAACGGACAAAATACATTATTGCAAACGATACGATTGTATCACCTGCAGCCCTACGCCAGCTACCTGCCGTTTTACTGGAACGATGCGATCATCTATTCGGTGATGGTCGATCGCTTTTTTGATGACGATAGCAGCAACAACCGCCCGGTGGAACACCCGGAACTGCTGCCGCCGGCCAATTTTATGGGCGGCGATTTGCGGGGCATCATCCAGAAAATCCGTTACGGCTATTTCGATTCGCTGGGCGTGAACACGCTGTGGATTTCGCCGGTCAACCAGAACACCACCGAAGCCCATCGGGAATATCCGCCGCCGCACCGCTACTATTCGGCGTATCACGGCTATTGGCCGGTTGAGCCGAAACAGGTAGATTCGCGTTTCGGCGATATGGCGATGTTCAAAAAACTGGTGCGAACCGCCCATCTGCACGGCATGCGCATTTTGCTGGATTTTGTGTCGAACCACACCCATCAGGATCACCCGTTTTTCCGCGACCATCGCGACTGGTTTGGCACATACGACCTGCCGGACGGGCGCAAAAATATGCGGCTGTGGGATGAATACCGGCTGACCACCTGGTTCGAGCCGTTCCTGCCCTCGTTCGATTATCTCGGTTCGGAAGCAGCGCTGGATACGATGACCGACAACGCCGTGTGGTGGTTGCAGGAAACCGGTATCGACGGATTCCGGCAGGACGCGGTGAAGCATGTGCCCAACAAGTTCTGGCGGACGCTCACCCGAAAAATAAAATCGCAGGTGCACCCGCAGCGCACCCGGTCCGTGTTCCAGATCGGCGAAACCTTTGGCGGTTACGACCTGATCAGCTCGTATGTGAACAACGGGCAGCTCGATTCGCAATTTAACTTCAACCTCTTTTACACGGCGCGACAGGTGTTTTTGACGCCGCAGGCGAACTTCCAGAATCTGGTGGACGAACTTGCCAAAACACACGCGGTTTACGGCATGAACCATACCATGGGCAACCTGATGGACAGTCACGACCAAACCCGTTATATGGCGTTTGTCGATGGCGATCTGGCGCTGGATTCGCAGGATGCCGCGGAAGTCGCGTGGACACATCCGCCGCAGGTGGACGATTCGCTGAGCTATCGCAAAGCCCGGCTCTATCTCGCGTATATGCTGACGATACCGGGAATCCCCACTATTTATTACGGCGACGAAATCGGGATGACCGGCGCGTCCGACCCGGACAATCGCCGGATGATGCGCTTTGGCAGCCAACTGGACCATCACGAAAAAGCGATGCTGGCCAATACCCGCGAACTGGTCAATTTCCGGCGACGTTCCTCGGCGCTCCGGCAGGGCGATTTTCTGCCGCTGTTCGCGGATCAGAACGTCCTCGCCTATATGCGCAGCGATGTCAGCCAGCGTATTCTTGTGCTGCTCAACAAAAGTGCCGCACCAAAAACGCAGCTGGTCCAACTTCCTGAATTTTATGGGGTTAGCGAAGCCGTTGACCTGTTCAGCCGGGAAGCTGCAACCGTTGAAAGCAGCCAACTGTCCGTTGATATTCCCGCGTATGGTTACCGGATGTTTTTGTTGCGGTAG
- a CDS encoding ISAs1 family transposase gives MPCIVKKTLQQIRQSGNHYLVKVKGNQKRLYKTLRKTVTEQRPSDTFEAQEKHRGRIENRTYRVYLCPEDVDADWIDIKRVIYCYRSGRRQGKAYQTHSYYISSRELSAADFATGIRGHWYIENKLHWVKDVNFNEDGSLIKTVSAASNLSLLKNIAMNIYRINGYHSMKTATIFFTNKIEILLGFMRT, from the coding sequence ATGCCCTGCATTGTCAAAAAAACGTTACAGCAAATCCGCCAAAGTGGTAACCATTATCTTGTTAAAGTCAAGGGCAACCAAAAACGTTTATACAAGACGCTTCGAAAAACAGTAACAGAGCAGCGACCATCGGACACCTTTGAAGCCCAGGAAAAACACCGTGGAAGAATCGAAAATCGAACCTATCGTGTGTATCTATGCCCTGAAGATGTGGACGCTGATTGGATAGACATCAAACGCGTCATCTATTGTTACAGAAGCGGCAGGCGTCAGGGAAAAGCTTACCAAACCCACAGCTACTATATCAGTAGCCGGGAGCTAAGTGCCGCCGACTTTGCAACAGGCATTCGAGGTCACTGGTATATCGAAAATAAACTCCACTGGGTGAAAGATGTCAACTTTAATGAGGATGGCTCGTTGATCAAAACCGTTTCGGCAGCATCCAATCTCTCACTATTGAAAAACATTGCGATGAACATATACCGTATCAATGGATATCACTCAATGAAAACAGCAACAATATTTTTTACCAATAAAATTGAAATCCTCCTTGGTTTTATGAGAACTTAA
- a CDS encoding efflux RND transporter permease subunit, translated as MKRLIAFFVKYTVWANVLMLSVFVFGLIFLSDMRYSFFPETESRNIAIQVPFPGASPEEVEEGVVLKIEESIDGLEGIERITSISRENIGTINIEVLKGYDVEKVLTDVKNAVDRINSFPQDSEKPIIFEQDAFSRAVEIVVYGQADLYNMKVIAEELRDRLLATPEISQVRVSGVPNLEFSIELSEANMRRYGLTFSEVSNQIGAANVNISGGKFETEGEEILIRAYGRNYFANELKSMVIRGRSDGQVIRLQDIATITEKWEDVPDRVYYNGQKAVVLNVEKTLDEDIIAVRDKAFELVDEFNLQNGQVQAVVWVDQTVSLRQRLDLLTYNGLFGFFLVVVILGFFLNLRLSFWASIGIPFSFAGMFIIAGLVGITINVISLFGMILVVGIIVDDAIVVGENIFAHYESGKTALQAAIDGALEVVGPVFTSIATTVIAFAPFFFLDGFIGQFIWNMALVVIASLVWSLVEAFLILPAHLAHSKALQPKQRESKTRQRIEKWLNAFTYKFYQPVLEAALRNKSITLVVPVALVFITVGLVKGGFIGFTPFPFIDRDTLPINLTLVTGRQEADTDSILAEIEKAVWEVNAEMTAEREDSLTVIEGVKRDVGQNSLGESGSHAGMLTLKLLDGEARQMDSFIIANRIRDKVGIVPEARTVTFTQTSFFGRDVSVSLLGNNLSELDKARDLLVAELENFSNLKDITDSNQEGRREINIQLKPRAYALGLTLRDVAGQVRQGFFGQEIQRIQRGRDEIRVWVRYREQDRSALGFLDQMRIRIGNQEYPFTELATYSIDRGIAAIQRLDGMREIKVEASRADATEDLPPITDKVQNEVIPRVLSQVTGVRVSFEGSSRDQVKFRRSMQRAFPVAMLIMFIALILVFRSYIQAILIFGIIPLAVMCAVWGHGIQGIQINTLSIYGIIALTGIVINDSIVLVDKINRNLRDGMPIFKAVHDGAISRLRPILLTTFTTVFGLMPLIFETSRQAQFLIPMAVSVAYGILFGTFVMLLVVPAGYLVINDLRVLYARLVKKETPTPESVEPAVKEMDSPALGV; from the coding sequence ATGAAGCGGCTCATCGCTTTTTTTGTAAAATATACCGTTTGGGCGAATGTGCTGATGCTCAGTGTGTTCGTTTTCGGGTTGATTTTTTTGAGCGACATGCGCTATTCGTTTTTCCCGGAAACGGAGTCGCGGAATATTGCGATTCAGGTGCCTTTTCCGGGCGCATCGCCGGAGGAGGTTGAGGAAGGCGTAGTGCTCAAAATCGAGGAAAGCATCGACGGGCTGGAAGGCATCGAGCGCATCACCTCAATTTCCAGGGAAAATATCGGCACGATTAACATCGAAGTGCTGAAAGGCTACGATGTTGAAAAAGTTCTGACGGATGTAAAAAATGCAGTTGACCGAATCAACTCATTTCCGCAGGACAGTGAAAAGCCCATCATTTTTGAGCAGGATGCTTTTTCGCGTGCGGTTGAAATTGTGGTGTATGGGCAAGCCGATTTATACAACATGAAAGTGATCGCCGAGGAATTGCGCGACCGTTTGCTGGCGACACCGGAAATTTCGCAAGTGCGCGTCTCCGGTGTGCCGAATCTGGAATTTTCCATCGAGCTTTCCGAAGCGAATATGCGCCGTTACGGATTAACGTTTAGCGAAGTTTCCAACCAAATCGGTGCGGCAAATGTGAACATCTCCGGCGGTAAATTTGAAACCGAGGGCGAGGAAATTCTCATTCGCGCCTACGGCAGAAATTATTTTGCGAATGAACTGAAATCAATGGTGATTCGCGGTCGCAGCGACGGGCAGGTGATTCGCTTGCAGGACATCGCTACCATCACCGAAAAATGGGAAGACGTGCCCGATCGTGTGTATTACAACGGGCAAAAAGCGGTGGTGCTGAATGTTGAAAAAACGCTCGATGAAGATATTATCGCCGTTCGCGATAAAGCGTTTGAGCTGGTTGACGAGTTCAATCTGCAGAATGGACAGGTTCAGGCGGTGGTGTGGGTGGATCAAACCGTATCGTTGCGCCAACGGCTGGATTTGCTGACATACAACGGATTGTTCGGCTTCTTTTTGGTAGTGGTTATCCTCGGGTTTTTTCTCAACTTACGATTGTCTTTTTGGGCGAGTATCGGCATTCCGTTTTCATTTGCGGGGATGTTCATTATCGCCGGATTGGTGGGAATTACCATCAACGTCATTTCGCTATTCGGGATGATTCTGGTGGTCGGTATCATCGTGGATGACGCAATTGTGGTGGGGGAAAATATTTTCGCCCATTACGAAAGCGGGAAAACAGCGCTGCAAGCCGCCATCGACGGGGCGCTGGAGGTGGTTGGTCCAGTGTTTACTTCCATCGCGACAACCGTTATTGCCTTTGCGCCATTCTTTTTTCTGGATGGATTTATCGGGCAATTCATTTGGAACATGGCGTTGGTGGTTATCGCATCGTTAGTATGGTCGCTGGTTGAGGCATTCCTGATTTTGCCGGCGCACCTGGCGCACTCCAAAGCGTTGCAGCCCAAACAAAGGGAAAGCAAAACCCGCCAACGCATCGAAAAATGGCTGAATGCCTTTACTTACAAATTTTACCAACCGGTTTTGGAAGCTGCGTTGCGCAATAAATCAATTACGCTGGTTGTGCCGGTTGCGCTGGTGTTTATCACCGTTGGGTTGGTGAAGGGTGGATTTATTGGATTTACGCCGTTCCCGTTTATCGATCGCGATACGCTGCCGATCAACCTGACGCTCGTCACCGGGCGACAGGAAGCGGATACCGATTCCATTTTGGCCGAAATTGAAAAAGCCGTTTGGGAAGTGAACGCCGAAATGACCGCTGAACGGGAAGACAGCCTGACCGTCATCGAGGGAGTGAAGCGCGATGTCGGGCAAAATTCACTCGGCGAAAGCGGCAGCCACGCCGGAATGCTGACCCTCAAACTGCTCGATGGCGAAGCGCGGCAGATGGACAGTTTTATTATCGCCAATCGCATTCGCGATAAAGTGGGCATTGTGCCGGAAGCCCGCACCGTTACGTTCACCCAAACCAGTTTTTTCGGGCGCGATGTGTCTGTCAGTTTGCTCGGCAACAACCTCAGCGAGTTGGACAAAGCCCGCGATCTGCTGGTTGCCGAACTCGAAAATTTTAGCAATTTAAAAGATATCACCGATTCCAATCAGGAAGGCCGCCGGGAGATCAACATTCAGTTGAAACCGCGTGCCTACGCGTTGGGGCTTACCCTCCGCGATGTTGCCGGGCAGGTTCGCCAGGGATTTTTCGGGCAGGAAATCCAGCGTATCCAGCGCGGTCGCGATGAAATCCGGGTGTGGGTGCGTTACCGCGAACAGGATCGTTCGGCGCTCGGTTTTCTGGATCAGATGCGCATTCGCATCGGCAATCAGGAATATCCCTTTACCGAACTGGCAACCTATTCCATCGATCGCGGCATTGCCGCCATCCAGCGACTGGACGGTATGCGCGAGATAAAAGTGGAAGCCTCCCGCGCAGATGCCACGGAAGACCTCCCGCCGATCACCGACAAAGTGCAAAACGAAGTGATTCCCCGGGTGCTGTCGCAGGTTACCGGTGTGCGCGTTTCGTTCGAAGGATCGTCGCGTGATCAGGTTAAATTCCGGCGCTCGATGCAGCGAGCGTTTCCCGTAGCGATGCTCATCATGTTCATCGCGCTCATTCTGGTGTTCCGTTCATATATTCAGGCGATATTGATTTTCGGGATCATTCCGCTGGCCGTGATGTGCGCCGTTTGGGGACACGGCATTCAGGGTATTCAGATCAACACGCTCTCAATTTACGGTATTATTGCACTTACGGGAATTGTCATCAACGACAGCATTGTGCTGGTCGATAAAATCAATCGCAATTTGCGCGATGGCATGCCCATTTTCAAGGCAGTGCACGATGGTGCAATATCGCGTTTGCGACCGATTTTGCTCACCACATTCACAACCGTATTTGGGCTGATGCCGCTGATTTTCGAAACGAGTCGTCAGGCGCAATTCCTCATTCCGATGGCAGTATCGGTGGCTTACGGCATTTTGTTCGGCACGTTTGTGATGTTGCTGGTGGTGCCTGCGGGGTATCTCGTCATCAACGATTTGCGGGTGTTGTATGCACGATTGGTCAAAAAGGAAACACCGACACCGGAATCTGTCGAGCCGGCAGTAAAAGAAATGGATTCGCCGGCACTCGGTGTGTAA